The stretch of DNA CGAAATCAAATGTAACTAATCGATAATTACATGCTTATATCATATCATTGTAAATAacatataattgaattaagcacatttaataaatttaggtctctttttataaaataaatataccttatatattttcaatatttatacaGAATGATTCtgttaattacatataatattataatctaATCATGAAATTTCCATATagttatcataattttttttaacttatttaataatgtttaaaaaaaatatatcgggttacgttacattttgtattaaattaaagaatcaTTCTGTAAATGACATATGacattgtatttttattttataatgataaaagttgattaaagttataatttctgttcaaagattttatttcaaatgttATAAAAGTTTCTATGAAAATTTAGTTTGTTACTTATAGTAAAACATAAGACTGAGAACAAGAAATATTCTTCAtggaaaaaatgtattatctAATTggaattatctttattatatattatataaattatataaatataattctttataatacaccgaataaaataaaataataaataaaattatctaaataatgaatgaaatatgtaaatgtgTTGTTGTGGAATATTTGGAAACtgattaatgtaataatattataagaatTTGACTTTAccatacaaatatttttgatgGATAATACTCGTatgtgtattattaattatattatctaaTCCTATTTACGATTATACTTAGCGGCCATTTTTCATctgcataaaatataattatatgttacaTGAAGaacatcttatttttatatatttacgcTGTTAACACATTACATCATCATCGGAAAAAATAACgcacattatttaataaagtgcatttttaaaactaatacAGCACTAATATAACGTGCTAATACgctatatatgttttattatatgcaGCTATTTCACGATAATttaactattaataaaaattaacatttctgCGCCtcacgaaatttatttacagaatATTTGGAAAGTCAAAACTTGAGGTGGAAGGCCATCTCCTTGGCGAGGAAGTAGATGAAATTGATTTAGCTGTGGACTTTTCGAATTATCGTAAAAACGTGAAGAACCTTACTGATATAACGTCCGTGTGAATTTTGCAAGAGCCTTATCTAATaagcatttttcttttgttatttttacaacaaattaattgaacgttaccaataattttacttttattttataatagcataacaaaaaaaagaattgtaaaaatagccaactaacaattttattataatataaatgcgatttttatattaaaagtaagtTGCATTGAAAGTAATATCAATAACTCATACAAGACTTCGTGAATCGATTTAAGTGATATCCATGTTTAAACAAATcgatttgttatatttttataagctttatatgttaaaagataaaaataataccaaTCTCTAGTAAGGCATGAACGTTTTGACAGAATAGGATGacttcttttaattacaattagcagatataagttttatcaacaattttatttcatatgcAGATGTACTTAATTCaaatagtaaataaaaaaaaaattgcatcacatattttttaaaatatatgtgaTTTTTCATATAcgttttatatgaaaaataatacacgtttcttttttttccattttgcttgtgtattaaaataaataaaatataaaactaattttatatacatataaaatatcttaaattaGAAGTCAcataagattttaaaaattaacaacgaTTAGAAGTGAATGAAATGAAAATCATGATCTgctcaaatatttattataaattatatgcaaaatatCAGAAATATAAGCTACAACTGTTACTTGTAAttgcgttatttttaaaactaaaaatttttaagtattttaagaaatttttatattatttatattttccttttagATACTTGTGCATGTAATATTTAAGATACGAAAAAGTGTACATGTGTACATATACTATAggtatatacaaatttttttagccGATTTgtgctttattatttttattttgtacttttatcgtaaaacattatttaaaatatgtataacacattttttttacatataaatagcatttaattattaataagtattatatttattaaaataatttacatcaTATTATCTTTACAAATTCATAGTTACAAAGATtatcgaaatttttaatattctcctcaacaattaataaattatatgcacATAAAAATCACAATATAGAACAGTAGCAaaactataaatattaatttccataaaaatttttgtataaaaatatctctttttCACTTCTGATAACAGTTAAGGCACATGATTTGTTCATTGCAGTTATATCTAAaacaacaaaaatttaattataaagtgcACACATGAAGCTTTTACAAAGATAAACATAAGCAGTAACTTACACAGGTAGAGAGCAATTCTGGCAAAATAATTCTGTACATTTGGCACATATAATTTGACAGGAGGAACACAGTGCTTGATCACAATAATAACATGTACTTCCTATAGATCGATTTATCATTTTTCCACATCCACAAAGGTCTATGCAGATAtcctgaaagaaaaattaacaattacaaaGCTATTGCAAGGTGATCAGGTACCAGTGAAATTCTATAACCTACATTAACAACTTTGTTGCTAGATTTTAACTGTAGCTTGTCGGTCAACACCATTTGCTTCAAATTAGACGAAGATCTTAATTTACAAGGTGATGAACATGGAAAGGAAGGTAAGTCCATGGAATCTATTTGCCCAGACGTGTTTAATTTATGGGAGAGCGTTTTTGCGCCTTCTCTGAGCAAACTCAGGGTCCTATCTAGAAAtgtatgcaaaattaaattaaggtaagtgatttaaaaagaagCGAATACGGATTACACAGAACTTACCATAAACATCCTTCATGCGCTGGTGGCTCGATACCCCATTATTTATCTGCTTCTCTCCCACGTGTACTTTCATCTGCGGCAAAAAGTCGTCGAAGGGACAAGTACGTTTCGGCATCTTCCAAAATTCacataaaatgattaaaataacgatatcATTACACAAGGTCAGACAGAAACTAGGAAAAAAACATTTCAGAGTTTTTAAGAAACTCCGTCCAATCGTGCAcgacttttctatttttcttttcctatctGTAGAAAATTGGTGTGATGCCAGGATCAGCTGAATCTCAATTTTATTGTAGCCGGTTGAAACCGATGCTAATTGGTTCTCTCGTTTGGGGTAATAAAAAACTCTAGCACGCCGACCAATCAAAGCGCTTCATGGATCGCATAATCGCGAGCTCGCAACGGGCTTACGTGACTCGTGCTACTGCGTACTACTAGAGTACACGGCGATcacgcggttcgagttcgaaCGAAAATGTtgaggcatccgtgcgtcgtagcccatttctcgtgtcgaatattgaagaaaattaaatagtacAATGTCTCGTTGAtttaagaaatagaggaaaaattgtttttatgcaattaataGAGAAATGATTAAACAAACTGTAttgcttttatatatttttttattataccaTAAGACGTTTAAGGTCTATTTATCCCATAAGCCAATTTCTTTCATACGCGTCTGAAAGTATTTTTCCAAAGCATTGGCGCAGCGATAATAATCCGTCTCAAGGCTATTATATAATCtacaatttgtaaaaattcgtGTCATGTCTGcgataaataatcttttatttacaTAGTATTTCGCTTTCAAACGGTCTTCCATAGTTTTAAGAtctgcaatataaaaaaataatgtattgttaagtattttattaattttttaaattttctattttaatataatttatttatctatattCAATAGTTTACctaaaaacgttttaattgttCTAAGATATAAATCGTTACTTACCCATCGGATATTTTATGTGATCGTAATAATCTGGGACCTCGTCAGTATTGACAGGTTCTAGGAATGGCCAAGCTGTGCTATGATTCTTCACGCTATTTAGAACATTGAGCAAAGTGGTGTAAAGGGAATCCGACATATCTGTGCAATCCACAATTTCTGAGCCTTGTAGCCCTTTGGATACACCTCTCGTTCTCGTTTGAGTGTAATTTTTCCATCCGGTTTCGCGAATTCCTGGAATTGATTCGACAGGAATACTTTTCACACCATCTTTAAAGCATGTTAAGCCCGGGTGGactttttgtatttcttgCTGCctctgataaattaatttcttaacaatttctttttgttttcttagAACTGCTGTAAATTcggtatatattattttcgcgttTAATTCACAGTGCATTAATATTGCTCCTTCATAATCTCTGATGTATCCTTGGTACATCGCCTTCGGCAGTTTTATATCTTTACTAAATCCTTGTTTTTTGAAGTATCCAATGGCAAATTCATCCGCGAACGTGAGAAAATGCAGTATATTATGTTTGATGTGATAATCTTTCAGCATGTTCATTAAATGTGTTCCATAGCCTTTCACTTGCTCTTGGCTGGTAATGGCACAAAATACTATCTCTGTAAAACCTTGAGTAGGAAACATACGAAAACAAATACCGCCGATTGGACGACCACCTTTAATCAGGGCCAATGTTTTATGCTTCCTGTGATAAACAATAGATTATCGTT from Cardiocondyla obscurior isolate alpha-2009 linkage group LG04, Cobs3.1, whole genome shotgun sequence encodes:
- the LOC139101672 gene encoding apoptosis regulatory protein Siva, with product MPKRTCPFDDFLPQMKVHVGEKQINNGVSSHQRMKDVYDRTLSLLREGAKTLSHKLNTSGQIDSMDLPSFPCSSPCKLRSSSNLKQMVLTDKLQLKSSNKVVNDICIDLCGCGKMINRSIGSTCYYCDQALCSSCQIICAKCTELFCQNCSLPVYNCNEQIMCLNCYQK